CCTGGAATTGTTTCCTCAATATCAGCGTTTTCCTCACCACTCTGAGAATCTTCCATTTCTTGGCCTGAATCAAACACAAACGTCGACCGTCCTGAATATTTGATACTATCTTTTAGAATttcgtagcactcttcgtgcttaaatttttggTTACCATTACTTTCTTTGAATCGCTTTCTTATCTCTTCAACCTGTTATTATTTTCAATACTCATCAGTTCCAATTACATGTATATAATTATTAAGGGTGCAAAAATTGACGATTACTTACCCTCGAGACTTCATTCCATCCGCTATGATATTCACCATCAACTTCCAACACTTTTGCAGAATAAAGTGAAACCTGTCTACTGATTCCCTGAAATCGACTCTGGATAGAAGTCCAAGTACGTTTTGGTTTACAAGGCAGGGCTTCTTCCAACTTATCTTTGATCCGACTCCATAATACTCTTTCTGGTTGATCGGTTCCGGTAGCAGAATCTTGAGATATGGCTAAATGGATTCTACATATCATTGTATCTTCTTCTGTTGTAAAATTGGGACCTCGTGGTGCCATATttctatatttcttgaaatagaaATTATAAATGATAAGATTATGCAGAAATAAGTTTGTCAAATgctatatatagatatacgaaagAGCCGTTGCAATCTATCAAACGGTCGGAAAAtcagaaaaccaaaatcagaattcCAAAATATAACCGTTGGCGCACGTAATACATGCGCCTGGTAACGGACGCTCGTAACACATGCGCTCCGAACAAACGCTCATAATACGAGCGTCCGTCCCAGACGCTCGTAAAACATGCGCCCACTCCAGACGGTCCTAATATATGCGCCCATCCCAGACGCTTCTAAAACATGCGCCCACTCCATACGGTCGTAATATATGCGCCTCACTCATACGCCCATAAAACATGCGTCTCACTCATACGCCCATAAAACATGCGTCTCACACAGACGTTAATAGTACGTCCGTCTCCTGCATACGGTCATAATAACTGCGTCCAAACCAGGCGTTTTTAATAACTGCGTCTGCTATGGGGCGTAGGTTTTATCTACGTATGGCCCGGCGGTGTTTATAATAACGCCTAACTCAAACGCTCTATATACATCCGCCCCATTATCATACGTTATTTATAAGTACGCCCGATGTGGAGCGTccactatacttccgtctgaaatcatacgcccactatacttccgtcccactataatCATTTTAGTCTCGGttggcgaccacatttggtcgcaaaccctaattaactggactaaatatggttttattcagtaccactgcggctgaatttgggaccaaatttgggtatagtccccaaatttggtcatgactgtggttgctctaagggcACTTTAAcaattttgaaaaaaacgggagcATTTATTTTATGGATAtaaaaaaacgggggtactttatcaaaattctttTATCTAAATTTGGGATTAATTTGGGATAAAAGGAGTATATcttttgttggagaaaatgagttatttaacaaatggatttttggtcttggtgtggtttgatctcatgatgTAAGGgcgatactcactcatttttgagtgaatgaaatggaacctttagtcccacatattggaaaactaaagaggtgctccattatataaccatgtggtcatggatatgttgtaaaacaatgtggtgGAGCGGGttgggcgaaaaatacatgtttcgactcatgcccatgcgcgtacaCCATgtaccaagttcctcttctactcgtatttatttttggcgaatttttctttaggaaattaattccaaaaatattttcttaagagttttatttgtgggaaattccttttacgagttttacttggttttgaagaaaaaccaaaacctaacttgatttgcaagtatctcatcttataaatatgactcgaaattttgttttcaaaacacacaagcagcgactatctctaggtctacttttcttcttcttcttgttttttgtgcggcgttttacttccatccctgttgctgagtttaagaatgggtaacttgcgttgtgctaactcaagttatatcgggcagtcttatcctggacacatatttgcacgttggggtttagcattacttcagaataTACCCGTGaattaatgtgttaaggacagtttgttgaacctgtgattctgccctcatcaatttgttcgtggtagagttgtttgatacatctgacgcttcttctattgttgcaagattccaacatctTTTACCCAGTAAAAATAACAAATATGTCACTTCGGACTTTAAGTCCATCTTGGCTAACGAAAAGCAACATAAAACCAACCTATATATGTTGCATATTGAACTTCATACAGCTGACAACTTCACAATCAGAATGTTCGTAATGGAACGATTAGTATACGTAAGTAgcaacggatcaaaaaaaaaatgtaaatttacTAATCGAGGGCGTATTATATTGGAATTTTAATTTGATTGGGGTTGGTTGTATGATTATGCATTGCAACGAAGAATTTCAACCTTAAACAATGTGTTCGATTAACTAGCAAACAAAATTAATAGGATACTGTAGTAGTTAAATCAAGAGCTTTGTCAGCCAATAGTATTTTACTTCACTTTTTATTTCCAAGTAGCCAACCAAGTAGGTAGGTTGATCATATCCGGGACAGGGCTTCAACAACAAGTTCTAACCAATAGCAGCCAAATCATTTATTTTACAAATGAAACAAgaaaattaattcatagaacaaggaagaaaaacaaataaacacaTGGACTAAAAACAAGTTGCTTCTTTGTTTGATAAATCACCAAAGTTTAGTAGAAGGCTGCCAAATCATTATAACTCAATCAGCCACCTAAAATAAATTAGGTAGAACAAGAGGAGTATAATCAAAAGTAACAAGTTGCTTGATTGTGATATATTattctttttgctgaaatttccTTAGGGATGTTATCTTTGTTTATGCAGTTGAATCCAAAAAAGAGCAGGTAATGTATTGGAATTAGCAGTTTGTTGTCTCgaacctagttagtaagttcgtgaatgattcgcgaatcattcgtgaatttttccgtatcacgaattttaccgtcttattcacgtacgtttgcaactccgaacccaagtcgcgtattatgtggcattcccggattattcgcgaatcgttcacgaattttacgtatcccgaatgatacgtccgtttaattcgccattaattctttagcttttactttttaaagactccactttttgggctttactgcctcccgaacatacacgaccgaatattagacgtgttgtaatttttatgaaacaaaaacgactgaaaagatttgaaggtgaaggtgagagagatctcaaactcactaaccaagcatctaaaccaccatacgacgtccttttggataactaatgttgtatatattattaatatcatcatattgagtttattttttccttaaataactcacacatatgcataaaaattggtctatgaccttataaatacaaattatttgttatatatagataccgaattttcagagccgaactcacatttataaatcgaattatacacgtacctatgccgttccgaattaatgacgaatcacgtcccgttgaccgattttggaccgaatctggattttataaaaccgtataatactcgtacgtttgcagTTTCGTACGTTtgtcgaatcccgaattgctaactagggtcttGAAAAGGGTTAGCTCGAGGATAAGAGCGAATTGGTCCTTTTCATTTTTGGCTCATTGTTTTATTATGGTGATCATGTGCGTGATCAGCTTCTTAAATTTTGGAATCAACTATACATCTTATCCATGATTGAACATAAAAGTAATTGACCATGGAGACGGTAATTTGAAAGTAATGTTATTATAATGA
This portion of the Papaver somniferum cultivar HN1 chromosome 11, ASM357369v1, whole genome shotgun sequence genome encodes:
- the LOC113320403 gene encoding uncharacterized protein LOC113320403, with the protein product MAPRGPNFTTEEDTMICRIHLAISQDSATGTDQPERVLWSRIKDKLEEALPCKPKRTWTSIQSRFQGISRQVSLYSAKVLEVDGEYHSGWNEVSRVEEIRKRFKESNGNQKFKHEECYEILKDSIKYSGRSTFVFDSGQEMEDSQSGEENADIEETIPGESSDDLDIGDIENTRKRQLGKKASKQLKKTGRAKSNAQEEMLEDIIKEQQSFNEHYKAQSLMKMGQRKAEFEAIQAKSAAKFAAIQAKSAAKFAAKQARQEKLDLKKEADDDLAIMLKDVSTLDTVTREYFELRKMEILQRKRNQS